The Granulicella arctica genome segment GGTGGCCACTTCAATCCTGAAAAGAAACAGCATGGCACGATGAATCCCCTGGGCCACCACGCCGGAGATCTGCCGCAGAGTGTTACCGTCGGCGAGAATCACGCAGCCAGCGTCAGCTTCAAGGTTGACTATCTCTCGCTCGATCCGAACTCACCGGACTCGGTGCTCGGCCACTCGATCATGATCCACGAGAAGGCGGACGACATGAAGACTGATCCGACCGGCAACGCGGGAAACCGGATCGCCTGTGGCGTCATCTCTGCCCCTACGCCCTAAGTAACCTTTGTTGAACCATCCTGGGCGCCCATGCGTATTGGTATGCATGGGCGTTCTTCACATGGCGATTCCAACGGCTGGCATGGGACGCGGGCTTATGCCACGGGTTCTTCCCCGGGTTCCTGTTGTGAAGCAGGATCGTCCGCTCCCCCCGCTGCAAGGTACACTTCTCCCATCCCCGGTTACGAAGGCATACGAGGCGAAGTTGGTACGAACCCCCGAAGAAGATGCCGCATATGAGGCTACACAGCTTGCAACGATGAAGCTGGTGCGGCAGTGCATCGCGGGGGAGCAGCAGGCATGGCAGCAACTGGTCGTTTCGCAGCATCGGCGCATCTATGCGATCTGCTATCGGTTTACCGGTTCTGGGACGGACGCCGAAGACCTGACCCAGGACGTCTTCCTGAAGGTGTATAAGAATCTTCCCAGCTTTGATACCTCCAAGGGCAGCTTTCAGACATGGATCACGACGCTGACCCGTAACCTGCTCGTCGACCACTTCCGGCGGACGCGGCTGGAGCGGGCAACGGACTCGATGGATGCGAGCTTCGACGGCGAAGACGACGGCCCGACCATGGCCGATCGGCTGACCGATCCACGGCCCTCACAAGAGCATCATGTAGCTGGAATGGAGCTCAAAGTCCGGGTGCAGGCGGCATTGGCCCAGCTCTCGCCGGAGTTGCGTGAAGCGGTCATCCTGCGCGACCTTGAAGACATGGATTACAAGGAGATAGCGCTCGTGCTGCGCATCCCCGAGGGAACCGTAAAAAGCCGCATCAGTCGCGGTCGCGGGGAACTTGCAAGGCTTTTACAACGTATAGAAGGGCAGGTGATGTAACGTGGCAAAGTTCAATCAGGACGTTCCGCAATTCGGGAGTGCGAAGCCCGCACAAGCGGGGGGATCGCAGCATTGCGTAGAGTGCGAGGCGATGCTGACCGACGCCCTTGACGGAACGCTTTCCGCCAAGGAGCAGGCCCAGTTCGATCTCCACATGTCTGGCTGCCCCACCTGCAGCCAGATGTTGACCGATGCCCAGCGTGGTGCAGCATGGCTGGAGATGTTGCGGACCCCACGCCCGGAGCCTCCGACTGCTCTGCTCGAGCGAATTCTGGCCCAGACAGGCGGTCAGACCTCTATAACGGAACCGAGAAGCCTTTCCATCCTACCCTCGGCAACCGCTGGTAGCCCGATGCTTGCGAATTCAGTCTCCCTGGACGGAGCCGGAAATGTTCGGCTGGCGACTGTTCTCCCCTTCCGCAGCCGCGTTGCTTCTGCATTTCGAGCTAAGTCCATTGGTCAGACGCTCTTACAGCCACGCCTCGCGATGACGGCCGCCATGGCGTTCTTCTCCATCGGGTTGACGCTCAATCTGACCGGCGTTCGCCTGAATGAACTACGCGCCAGCGACCTGACGCCTTCTAATCTCCAGCGCAGCTTTTACGATGCTGGCACCCATGTCGTCCGCTACTACAACAATCTGCGCGTG includes the following:
- a CDS encoding RNA polymerase sigma factor; protein product: MAIPTAGMGRGLMPRVLPRVPVVKQDRPLPPLQGTLLPSPVTKAYEAKLVRTPEEDAAYEATQLATMKLVRQCIAGEQQAWQQLVVSQHRRIYAICYRFTGSGTDAEDLTQDVFLKVYKNLPSFDTSKGSFQTWITTLTRNLLVDHFRRTRLERATDSMDASFDGEDDGPTMADRLTDPRPSQEHHVAGMELKVRVQAALAQLSPELREAVILRDLEDMDYKEIALVLRIPEGTVKSRISRGRGELARLLQRIEGQVM
- a CDS encoding superoxide dismutase family protein, with the protein product MRVALVALSCCLLAAPAFAKAKNAVVVPLKTTAGEDAGTATFHEGKKGKLTIKLDLKNLPIGDHAVHIHQNPVCEAPDFKTAGGHFNPEKKQHGTMNPLGHHAGDLPQSVTVGENHAASVSFKVDYLSLDPNSPDSVLGHSIMIHEKADDMKTDPTGNAGNRIACGVISAPTP
- a CDS encoding zf-HC2 domain-containing protein; the encoded protein is MAKFNQDVPQFGSAKPAQAGGSQHCVECEAMLTDALDGTLSAKEQAQFDLHMSGCPTCSQMLTDAQRGAAWLEMLRTPRPEPPTALLERILAQTGGQTSITEPRSLSILPSATAGSPMLANSVSLDGAGNVRLATVLPFRSRVASAFRAKSIGQTLLQPRLAMTAAMAFFSIGLTLNLTGVRLNELRASDLTPSNLQRSFYDAGTHVVRYYNNLRVVYELESRVRDLQRSNDNDVPPAPASDQKPADDSKPGSKPGQKQSLPRSGSGTSRRQGPTGPVSLLAAFHLADTPASPPWRLVCASPAVDTTSSTLQEGESV